In Nitrosospira briensis C-128, a genomic segment contains:
- a CDS encoding GumC family protein — translation MKNRIDSRFTPDFRAAADTDEHPWYRSRRFSIFGLVFLISIAISLAYVYSRPAIYGSGATLLTSAMTAIDRESSEADIQHVAIQRQIFLRHELAAETVSRLKASSAGKSLQRLTAPDIQNLLNVEPIAETNLVEIKAEGPDAKFLPLLINTWIDVYLDARTEEVKRLTTDTEHIVEDEVKRLADKVSSTRLELEAFRKNHDISSTEREENEAAARLKGLNDSLNKASEDEVKARANLNSIQTAIARGKAVVPDDEKGSLVDLESRLQDLREKLAELDKKFTREYLNLQPDLKSIPEQIKELEAAVNNKRKYGASVALNDAEMAFAAAQQTVREIRAQLSEHKREASAFTSKFAEHDALKTDLEGLETLYRDAQERLVQVKTGRKDKYPQVTVISRAFEPVEPLRPNYSRDALIAIVGSLLLGLFGVWVFEYLATQKKEQQPLVAVFGVQGHPAPAAPLIEHPHAALGTVAGQLGQKTNNALAGPGCRELSSHQLRILLNAANLKGKQLIGLLLSGLTIDEAASLTPDQIDPDAAAINLAGRSPRVIPLSNPIKSSLMQSGGHPVWNPDDPGTHIDLSAALVCAAVDSGLPDPQQITAEAIRHSYIAYLVRQGLRLADLEQVTGYLEPSVISSYSAYSPPQQGRDIYEIELLHPALMTMSGEARPTNQQGGTYPRG, via the coding sequence ATGAAAAACAGAATCGATTCGCGCTTTACTCCTGATTTCCGTGCCGCTGCCGACACGGATGAGCATCCCTGGTACCGATCCCGCAGATTCAGCATCTTCGGCCTGGTATTTCTAATCAGCATCGCGATAAGCCTGGCTTATGTTTACAGCCGACCGGCCATTTACGGTAGCGGCGCGACATTGCTGACCTCGGCGATGACTGCGATAGACCGTGAAAGCAGCGAGGCGGATATTCAGCATGTCGCTATTCAACGACAGATTTTTCTGCGGCATGAGCTTGCTGCAGAGACTGTGTCGCGACTCAAGGCTTCGTCAGCAGGCAAGTCTCTGCAACGGCTGACTGCGCCCGATATTCAGAATCTGTTGAATGTCGAACCCATCGCTGAAACCAATCTCGTTGAGATAAAGGCAGAAGGACCGGATGCCAAGTTCTTGCCGCTGCTCATTAATACGTGGATAGATGTGTACCTGGATGCGCGGACTGAAGAAGTCAAAAGATTGACAACCGATACCGAACATATTGTGGAGGACGAGGTAAAGCGCCTGGCTGATAAGGTCAGCTCTACCCGACTGGAATTGGAGGCTTTCCGAAAGAATCACGATATCTCTTCCACGGAACGTGAAGAAAATGAAGCAGCAGCCCGCCTTAAAGGCCTGAACGATTCTCTCAACAAGGCCAGTGAAGATGAAGTGAAGGCGAGGGCCAACCTGAATTCCATCCAGACCGCCATTGCCCGGGGAAAGGCGGTGGTGCCCGATGATGAGAAGGGCAGCCTGGTCGATCTTGAATCGCGTTTGCAGGACTTGCGCGAAAAGCTGGCGGAACTCGATAAAAAATTTACGCGGGAGTATTTAAATCTGCAACCCGATTTGAAATCCATTCCGGAACAAATCAAGGAACTGGAGGCGGCGGTCAATAATAAACGTAAATATGGTGCAAGCGTCGCATTGAATGATGCCGAGATGGCATTTGCGGCCGCACAACAAACTGTTAGAGAAATTCGTGCTCAATTGAGCGAGCATAAACGGGAAGCATCGGCATTCACGTCCAAATTTGCTGAGCACGACGCCTTGAAAACCGATCTGGAAGGTTTGGAGACGCTTTACCGGGACGCGCAGGAGCGGTTGGTGCAAGTCAAAACCGGCCGCAAAGATAAATATCCCCAGGTAACGGTCATTAGCAGGGCTTTTGAACCGGTGGAACCGCTCAGGCCCAATTATAGCCGGGATGCTTTGATAGCCATTGTGGGCTCACTATTGCTAGGGCTCTTCGGCGTATGGGTTTTCGAATATTTGGCAACGCAAAAAAAAGAACAACAGCCGCTTGTTGCGGTTTTTGGCGTGCAGGGACATCCGGCTCCCGCTGCCCCATTAATCGAACATCCTCATGCCGCGCTGGGCACCGTGGCGGGTCAGCTGGGGCAAAAAACAAACAATGCCCTGGCAGGTCCGGGGTGCCGGGAGCTTTCCAGTCATCAGTTAAGAATTTTGCTCAACGCTGCCAATCTAAAGGGAAAACAACTGATTGGCTTATTGCTCAGCGGATTGACCATCGACGAAGCTGCATCATTGACGCCGGACCAGATCGATCCGGATGCCGCAGCCATCAATCTTGCAGGAAGGTCGCCCAGAGTCATTCCTCTAAGCAATCCCATTAAATCGTCGCTCATGCAGTCAGGAGGTCATCCGGTATGGAACCCGGATGACCCAGGGACGCACATCGATCTTTCCGCCGCATTAGTCTGTGCAGCAGTCGATTCGGGTTTACCTGACCCCCAGCAAATTACCGCCGAAGCGATCCGGCATAGCTATATTGCTTACCTTGTACGCCAAGGTCTGCGACTAGCGGATCTCGAGCAGGTCACGGGCTATCTGGAGCCTTCGGTCATTTCCAGCTACAGCGCGTATTCACCGCCGCAACAAGGCCGGGATATTTACGAGATTGAGCTGCTTCACCCTGCGTTGATGACAATGTCGGGCGAAGCCCGACCTACAAACCAGCAAGGAGGAACTTATCCTCGAGGATAA
- a CDS encoding homospermidine synthase has translation MEKTGYEKYGRLHGKLIMVGFGSIGQALLRLLFQHLEIRPEQVRIISADASGRDIARQLGVEFTLHVLTEENYPAVIEPWLSKGDFLLNLSVDVSSLALIELCSQRGSLYLDTCIEPWLGGYTDKSISVSMRSNYALREKALAFAREKRGGPTALVAHGANPGLASAFVKQALLNIAADTGLTVKKPVNPGDWAELASRLEIKTIHIAERDTQTTNLCKRDDEFINTWSVEGFVGESLQPSELGWGSHERHWPQDGARHGFGCDAAIYLNQPGAATRVRSWVPFGGAYQGFLITHSESISIADHLTLKENEKVIYRPTVHYAYLPCDDAVLSIHELAGRNWRSQSSKRILRDEIEDGMDELGVLLMGHAKGAYWYGSRLSIQEARRLAPHNNATSLQVVAGVLAGMVWVLQNPDAGVVEPDDIDHEVVLKIARPYLGEILGVYTDWTPLCDRGWLFSEDVDRSDPWQFKNIRVS, from the coding sequence ATGGAAAAGACAGGGTATGAAAAATACGGGCGTTTGCACGGTAAGTTGATAATGGTAGGTTTCGGCAGCATAGGACAAGCCTTGCTCAGGCTATTGTTTCAACATCTCGAAATACGTCCTGAACAGGTCAGGATAATTTCCGCCGATGCGAGTGGCCGGGATATTGCGCGGCAACTCGGCGTGGAATTTACGCTTCATGTGCTGACAGAAGAAAACTACCCTGCCGTAATCGAGCCTTGGCTGAGCAAGGGAGATTTCCTGCTCAACCTATCGGTGGACGTCTCCAGCCTTGCCTTGATCGAGCTGTGCTCGCAGCGTGGTTCACTATACCTTGATACTTGTATTGAGCCGTGGTTGGGTGGTTATACCGACAAATCGATATCGGTATCGATGCGCTCGAATTATGCATTGCGCGAAAAAGCCCTGGCGTTTGCACGCGAAAAGCGTGGAGGCCCCACGGCACTCGTGGCTCACGGCGCCAACCCTGGCCTTGCTTCAGCCTTTGTCAAACAGGCGTTGCTTAACATCGCCGCGGATACCGGCTTGACAGTAAAGAAGCCGGTAAACCCTGGAGATTGGGCCGAGTTGGCCTCTCGCCTTGAAATTAAAACGATCCATATCGCCGAGCGGGATACCCAGACTACCAACCTGTGTAAGCGTGACGATGAGTTTATCAATACCTGGTCGGTCGAGGGGTTCGTGGGCGAGAGCCTTCAACCTTCAGAACTGGGGTGGGGAAGTCATGAGCGCCATTGGCCCCAAGACGGCGCACGTCATGGATTTGGCTGTGATGCGGCCATTTACCTTAATCAACCCGGCGCTGCTACACGGGTGCGCAGCTGGGTTCCATTCGGTGGCGCTTACCAGGGTTTTCTGATTACGCATAGCGAATCCATTTCCATTGCCGATCATCTGACGTTGAAAGAAAACGAAAAAGTAATTTATCGTCCAACGGTGCATTACGCGTACCTTCCTTGTGACGACGCCGTGCTTTCCATCCACGAACTGGCAGGCAGGAACTGGCGCTCGCAGTCCAGCAAGCGAATCCTTCGGGATGAAATAGAAGACGGAATGGATGAACTTGGCGTCCTGCTCATGGGTCACGCCAAGGGCGCCTACTGGTACGGCTCACGTTTGTCGATACAGGAAGCGCGGCGACTGGCGCCACACAACAATGCAACAAGCTTGCAGGTTGTGGCGGGCGTTCTGGCCGGCATGGTTTGGGTGCTTCAAAATCCGGATGCGGGTGTGGTCGAACCCGACGACATTGACCATGAGGTCGTTTTGAAGATCGCGCGACCTTATCTCGGCGAAATTCTGGGTGTGTATACCGATTGGACCCCTCTATGCGATAGAGGATGGCTATTCAGCGAAGACGTGGATAGGAGTGACCCGTGGCAGTTCAAGAATATCCGCGTGAGTTGA
- a CDS encoding vanadium-dependent haloperoxidase — protein MIRSVKTCWKILLPIAMAVMLAGSMAKADTVTDWNRKAGDILVDSGLGPLPVDRALAIVHASVYEAVNAITRRYPVSDIKLKAAPGASVDAAIAAANRTALAKLVPSRLAEIDVAYQAALITIVDGRAKTDGISVGNEAAAAILARRIDDGSTAGETYRPRTSPGVYVPTVIPEAPQWAKMKPWLMTSPAQFRPGPPPPLDSALWARDYNEVKTLGGKHSNRRTTEQTNIALFWEEVMPPIYHGVVRSVAEVDGREITQNARLFAAVTQASHDALIAVFDAKYHYGFWRPVTAIRNGDIDGNDATERNPSWLPFIETPMHPEYPCAHCIVAAAVGAVLQAEIGTGPTPLLTTTSNAAGGVARSWAKIDDLTQEVNNARIYDGVHYRNSGEVGTAMGRQIGELAVTKYLQPLK, from the coding sequence ATGATTCGGAGTGTCAAGACATGCTGGAAGATTCTGTTACCGATTGCCATGGCCGTGATGCTCGCCGGTTCAATGGCAAAAGCCGATACGGTTACCGATTGGAATCGCAAGGCCGGTGATATTCTTGTCGATTCGGGGTTGGGACCGTTACCAGTTGATCGGGCGCTGGCTATCGTTCATGCTTCCGTATACGAAGCAGTGAACGCAATTACCCGGCGCTATCCCGTCAGCGACATCAAGCTTAAAGCGGCCCCAGGGGCCTCGGTGGACGCCGCTATCGCGGCGGCAAACCGAACTGCACTGGCGAAACTCGTACCGTCCCGATTGGCGGAAATCGACGTTGCTTACCAGGCAGCGCTGATTACCATCGTCGATGGCAGAGCCAAGACAGACGGTATTTCGGTAGGGAACGAAGCAGCGGCGGCGATTTTAGCCAGGCGCATTGATGATGGGTCGACGGCGGGTGAAACATACCGGCCTCGTACTTCTCCAGGCGTCTATGTACCTACCGTAATACCCGAGGCGCCCCAATGGGCAAAGATGAAACCATGGCTGATGACAAGTCCTGCACAGTTCCGTCCCGGCCCGCCACCACCGCTTGACAGCGCGCTATGGGCACGCGACTACAACGAGGTCAAGACTCTCGGCGGCAAGCACAGCAACCGCCGTACTACCGAGCAGACCAATATCGCCCTCTTCTGGGAAGAAGTGATGCCGCCAATTTATCATGGGGTTGTACGCTCCGTTGCCGAGGTTGACGGAAGAGAGATTACACAGAACGCACGCTTGTTCGCCGCTGTGACGCAAGCATCGCACGATGCGTTAATCGCCGTGTTTGATGCAAAGTATCATTATGGCTTCTGGCGGCCGGTCACGGCGATTCGTAACGGAGACATCGATGGAAACGACGCAACAGAAAGAAACCCGTCCTGGCTGCCTTTCATTGAGACGCCGATGCACCCCGAATATCCGTGCGCGCACTGCATTGTTGCCGCGGCGGTTGGCGCGGTGCTGCAAGCGGAGATCGGAACGGGACCTACGCCCCTCTTGACCACCACCAGTAACGCGGCGGGTGGCGTAGCACGAAGCTGGGCGAAAATTGATGATCTTACGCAAGAAGTAAACAATGCACGCATTTACGATGGCGTGCATTACCGCAATTCTGGAGAAGTGGGCACTGCCATGGGCCGGCAGATCGGCGAACTGGCCGTAACGAAGTATTTGCAGCCGCTCAAGTAG